The following are encoded together in the Glycine max cultivar Williams 82 chromosome 8, Glycine_max_v4.0, whole genome shotgun sequence genome:
- the WRKY40 gene encoding WRKY transcription factor 40 isoform X1 — translation MSTTSHPIVHHSLFDEQDQIPTQMGFFSFPTNLTFPPLGCHQSSLKAFSSIAPSSLAISQQDSASNLTAETLFSTTAQKSREDLTSSFGGGQFLSLHRSSVNPWALGEVAECFSSKRSGFDDHHFRISAMKMKKIKARRKVREPRFCFKTMSDVDVLDDGYKWRKYGQKVVKNTQHPSYYRCTQDNCRVKKRVERLAEDPRMVITTYEGRHVHSPSNDLEDSQTPSQLDSFLLW, via the exons ATGTCAACAACTTCCCATCCCATTGTTCACCACAGCTTATTCGATGAGCAGGACCAGATACCTACACAGATGGGTTTCTTTTCCTTTCCAACAAACCTTACTTTCCCTCCTTTGGGTTGCCATCAATCCTCTTTGAAAGCCTTTAGTTCCATAGCACCTTCTTCACTTGCTATATCTCAACAAGATTCTGCATCAAATCTAACAGCAGAAACCCTATTCTCAACCACTGCTCAAAAGTCAAGAGAAGACCTCACTTCTAGCTTTGGAGGAGGTCAATTCCTATCCTTGCATAGATCAAGTGTAAATCCATG GGCATTGGGAGAAGTGGCTGAATGCTTCAGCAGTAAAAGAAGTGGATTTGATGATCATCATTTCCGAATTTCAGCcatgaagatgaagaaaatcaaggcaagaaggaaggtgaGAGAGCCTAGGTTTTGCTTCAAGACCATGAGCGATGTGGATGTATTGGACGATGGCTACAAGTGGAGGAAGTACGGACAGAAAGTTGTGAAGAACACGCAGCACCCCAG CTATTACCGTTGCACACAAGATAATTGTCGTGTAAAGAAACGCGTGGAACGCTTAGCCGAGGATCCAAGGATGGTGATAACCACATATGAAGGGAGACATGTTCACTCTCCATCAAATGATCTCGAAGACTCTCAAACTCCATCTCAACTTGATAGCTTCTTATTATGGTAG
- the LOC100788719 gene encoding neutral/alkaline invertase 3, chloroplastic, with protein MSLGTSKAVFQVLSRAVPQTGYNDSLVNSSDLALHSQFRVKCIKKRSSRHRDLIECSSMLQSRLITQQFQWMGVSFHDYKTYSRPRLQTCKCQQAESASGITTGDENGSRLVNDGETSNSVSNGMSAKHILEFEDVEAQQLKQEKEVLSSNLTNGSITDSFDTIGRNSIEEEAWDLLRESVVYYCGNPIGTIAAKDPTSSNVLNYDQVFIRDFIPSGIAFLLKGEYDIVRNFILYTLQLQSWEKTMDCHSPGQGLMPASFKVRTVPLDGDDSATEEVLDPDFGEAAIGRVAPVDSGLWWIILLRAYGKCSGDLSVQERVDVQTGIKMILKLCLADGFDMFPTLLVTDGSCMIDRRMGIHGHPLEIQALFYSALLCAREMLTPEDGSADLIRALNNRLVALSFHIREYYWIDMKKLNEIYRYKTEEYSYDAVNKFNIYPDQISPWLVEWMPNKGGYLIGNLQPAHMDFRFFSLGNLWSVVNSLATEEQSHAILDLIEAKWSDLVAEMPFKICYPALDGQEWQIITGSDPKNTPWSYHNAGSWPTLLWQLTVACIKMKRTHIAAKAVEIAERRILRDRWPEYYDTKRSRFVGKQSRLYQTWSIAGYLVAKLLLADPSKANTLITEEDSELVNALISANPRGKRGRKNLRQTYIV; from the exons ATGTCCCTGGGTACATCCAAGGCAGTTTTTCAGGTTCTGTCCAGGGCTGTGCCTCAAACTGGGTATAATGATTCTCTTGTGAACTCTTCAGATTTAGCATTACATTCCCAGTTTCGAGTAAAATGTATCAAGAAAAGATCCTCAAGGCATAGGGATTTAATTGAGTGTTCTAGCATGCTTCAGAGTAGGTTAATAACTCAACAATTTCAGTGGATGGGTGTCAGTTTCCATGACTACAAGACCTATAGTCGTCCACGGCTGCAGACATGCAAATGCCAACAGGCTGAAAGTGCGAGTGGAATAACTACAGGAGATGAAAATGGATCAAGACTTGTGAATGATGGTGAAACATCAAATTCAGTAAGCAATGGGATGAGTGCAAAGCATATCCTAGAGTTTGAGGATGTCGAAGCCCAACAGTTGAAACAGGAAAAGGAGGTTTTGTCATCTAATCTTACAAATGGATCTATTACAGACAGCTTTGACACAATTGGCCGCAACTCTATTGAGGAAGAAGCATGGGACCTACTAAGGGAATCTGTAGTTTATTATTGTGGCAATCCAATTGGAACTATTGCTGCAAAGGACCCAACCAGTTCCAATGTTTTGAATTATGACCAGGTCTTTATTCGTGATTTCATTCCTTCTGGAATTGCCTTCCTATTGAAGGGGGAGTATGATATTGTTCGGAATTTTATCCTTTATACACTTCAGTTGCAG AGCTGGGAGAAAACAATGGATTGTCATAGTCCAGGACAAGGTTTGATGCCTGCTAGTTTTAAGGTTAGGACAGTTCCTTTGGACGGTGATGATTCTGCAACAGAAGAAGTTTTGGATCCTGACTTTGGAGAGGCAGCCATTGGTCGTGTTGCTCCAGTTGATTcag GATTGTGGTGGATTATTTTATTACGAGCATACGGAAAATGCTCTGGTGATCTATCAGTTCAGGAGAGAGTTGATGTTCAAACAGGAATTAAGATGATTTTGAAGTTGTGTCTTGCTGATGGCTTTGACATGTTCCCAACCTTATTAGTAACTGATGGTTCTTGCATGATAGATCGGAGGATGGGAATTCATGGGCATCCTTTGGAGATTCAG GCACTGTTTTATTCTGCCTTACTTTGTGCACGTGAGATGCTTACTCCAGAGGATGGATCAGCTGATCTTATACGGGCACTGAACAACCGTCTGGTAGCTCTTTCATTTCATATTAGAGAATACTATTGGATtgatatgaaaaaattaaatgagattTACCGTTACAAGACAGAGGAGTACTCATATGATGCAGTTAATAAGTTCAACATATACCCAGACCAGATTTCTCCTTGGTTAGTGGAATGGATGCCAAACAAAGGAGGCTATTTAATTGGCAACCTACAACCAGCTCACATGGATTTCCGATTTTTTTCACTGGGAAACTTGTGGTCTGTCGTAAACAGTTTGGCCACTGAGGAACAATCACATGCCATTTTGGATCTTATTGAGGCCAAATGGTCAGATTTGGTGGCAGAGATGCCATTCAAGATTTGTTATCCTGCTCTTGATGGTCAGGAGTGGCAGATAATCACAGGCAGTGATCCTAAGAACAC GCCTTGGTCCTACCATAATGCAGGCTCCTGGCCAACACTGCTCTGGCAG CTCACCGTTGCATGCATAAAGATGAAGAGAACACATATTGCTGCAAAAGCTGTTGAGATTGCCGAGAGACGCATATTAAGAGACAGGTGGCCAGAATATTATGACACAAAGAGATCTCGATTCGTCGGAAAGCAATCTCGACTATATCAGACTTGGTCAATCGCAGGATACCTTGTGGCGAAGCTGCTGCTTGCAGACCCAAGTAAAGCAAACACATTGATCACTGAAGAGGATTCTGAGCTTGTGAATGCCTTGATAAGTGCCAACCCTAGAGGAAAGCGAGGGCGCAAAAATTTGAGGCAGACTTACATTGTATGA
- the LOC100789247 gene encoding mediator of RNA polymerase II transcription subunit 28 codes for MGDRLVVDQQHTGDAQLPSSPPSKDDMVSCVMALEAALLPCLPARELQAIDRSPHPSHQIDVDRYARDFMEAAKKLQLYFISLQREDKPTKLEMLRKEVALMEEELNKKNELIKKQENLIQEWKKELKDQLDKHKIELDRV; via the exons ATGGGTGATAGGCTAGTAGTTGACCAACAGCACACGGGTGATGCACAACTTCCATCTTCTCCTCCCTCAAAAGATGATATGGTTTCGTGTGTTATGGCTTTGGAGGCTGCTTTGCTTCCCTGTTTGCCAGCCAGAGAACTTCAAGCAATAGACCGTTCCCCCCACCCTTCACATCAAA ttgatgtggATAGGTATGCAAGAGATTTTATGGAGGCTGCCAAGAAGCTTCAGCTTTATTTTATCAGCCTGCAACGAGAGGATAAGCCAACAAAACTTGAAATGCTTAGAAAG GAGGTTGCTCTCATGGAAGAGGagcttaacaaaaaaaatgagctgataaaaaagcaagaaaatttAATTCAGGAGTGGAAGAAAGAGTTGAAAGATCAGTTGGACAAACACAAGATTGAGTTGGATAGGGTTTAG
- the LOC100789780 gene encoding UDP-rhamnose/UDP-galactose transporter 4, translated as MSSATKGDRKTALDVASWMFNIVTSVGIILVNKALMATYGFSFATTLTGLHFATTTLLTVFLKWLGYIQTSHLPLPDLIKFVLFANFSIVGMNVSLMWNSVGFYQIAKLSMIPVSCFLEVILDNVRYSRDTKLSISLVLLGVAVCTVTDVSVNAKGFIAAAVAVWSTSLQQYYVHFLQRKYSLGSFNLLGHTAPVQAASLLLVGPFLDYWLTKKRVDAYNYGFTSTLFIIISCTIAVGTNLSQFICIGRFTAVSFQVLGHMKTILVLALGFVFFRKEGVNLQVILGMTIAIAGMIWYGNASSKPGGKERLSLPLNHTPKTQEYNVLPVSSEMDQEI; from the exons ATGTCTTCAGCAACCAAGGGCGATAGGAAGACTGCACTTGATGTGGCATCATGGATGTTCAATATAGTCACATCTGTCGGAATAATCCTTGTGAATAAAGCCCTCATGGCTACATATGGTTTCAGCTTTG CTACAACGTTAACTGGTCTGCATTTTGCCACAACAACCTTGCTGACAGTCTTTCTTAAGTGGCTGGGATATATCCAAACCTCCCACCTTCCCTTACCTGATCTTATCAAATTTGTCTTATTTGCAAATTTCTCTATTGTCGGCATGAATGTGAGTTTGATGTGGAACTCTGTCGGTTTCTATCAG ATTGCTAAGCTGAGTATGATTCCAGTATCTTGTTTCCTGGAAGTTATCTTGGACAATGTGCGATATTCAAGGGACACAAAACTTAGCATTTCTCTAGTTCTCCTTGGCGTTGCTGTATGTACAGTCACTGATGTGAGTGTCAATGCTAAGGGTTTTATAGCTGCTGCAGTGGCAGTTTGGAGCACCTCACTACAGCAGTAT TATGTGCATTTTCTTCAGAGGAAGTATTCTCTTGGATCGTTTAACTTGTTGGGCCACACTGCACCAGTACAGGCAGCAAGTTTACTACTAGTAGGTCCCTTTTTGGACTATTGGCTGACAAAAAAACGAGTTGACGCCTACAACTATGGTTTCACATCCACT TTGTTCATCATTATCTCCTGCACCATCGCAGTAGGGACAAACCTCAGCCAGTTCATCTGCATTGGCAGGTTCACAGCTGTATCTTTCCAAGTCCTTGGACACATGAAGACTATTCTGGTACTGGCCTTAGGTTTCGTTTTCTTCAGAAAAGAAGGTGTCAATTTACAAGTGATTCTGGGCATGACCATTGCAATAGCGGGAATGATATGGTATGGCAATGCATCTTCTAAGCCAGGAGGGAAGGAACGTCTTAGCTTACCCCTTAACCATACCCCCAAGACACAAGAGTATAATGTACTACCAGTATCCTCTGAAATGGATCAAGAAATATAG
- the WRKY40 gene encoding WRKY transcription factor 40, giving the protein MSTTSHPIVHHSLFDEQDQIPTQMGFFSFPTNLTFPPLGCHQSSLKAFSSIAPSSLAISQQDSASNLTAETLFSTTAQKSREDLTSSFGGGQFLSLHRSSVNPWALGEVAECFSSKRSGFDDHHFRISAMKMKKIKARRKVREPRFCFKTMSDVDVLDDGYKWRKYGQKVVKNTQHPRSYYRCTQDNCRVKKRVERLAEDPRMVITTYEGRHVHSPSNDLEDSQTPSQLDSFLLW; this is encoded by the exons ATGTCAACAACTTCCCATCCCATTGTTCACCACAGCTTATTCGATGAGCAGGACCAGATACCTACACAGATGGGTTTCTTTTCCTTTCCAACAAACCTTACTTTCCCTCCTTTGGGTTGCCATCAATCCTCTTTGAAAGCCTTTAGTTCCATAGCACCTTCTTCACTTGCTATATCTCAACAAGATTCTGCATCAAATCTAACAGCAGAAACCCTATTCTCAACCACTGCTCAAAAGTCAAGAGAAGACCTCACTTCTAGCTTTGGAGGAGGTCAATTCCTATCCTTGCATAGATCAAGTGTAAATCCATG GGCATTGGGAGAAGTGGCTGAATGCTTCAGCAGTAAAAGAAGTGGATTTGATGATCATCATTTCCGAATTTCAGCcatgaagatgaagaaaatcaaggcaagaaggaaggtgaGAGAGCCTAGGTTTTGCTTCAAGACCATGAGCGATGTGGATGTATTGGACGATGGCTACAAGTGGAGGAAGTACGGACAGAAAGTTGTGAAGAACACGCAGCACCCCAG AAGCTATTACCGTTGCACACAAGATAATTGTCGTGTAAAGAAACGCGTGGAACGCTTAGCCGAGGATCCAAGGATGGTGATAACCACATATGAAGGGAGACATGTTCACTCTCCATCAAATGATCTCGAAGACTCTCAAACTCCATCTCAACTTGATAGCTTCTTATTATGGTAG